One genomic region from Bradyrhizobium icense encodes:
- a CDS encoding IS5 family transposase, with protein MRYELNDYEWTAIKPMLPDKPRGVRRVNDRRVLNGIFWVLRSGAPWRDLPENYGPRTTCYNRFVRWRRAGVWDHIMDALAAGHDAAVQMIDTSIVRVHQHGACIADNNQEDMGRSRGGLTSKIHAVVDTNGLPVHLALTPGEAHDNRLCSVLLSALLPKTMLLADRGYDADWIRELARQQGAWAAIPPKRNRKDPICFSPYRYRARNLIERFFNKIKQCRRVATRYDKLAANYLAFVKLASIRIWLRACPSGLPTLSLCA; from the coding sequence CCGCGTGGTGTTCGGCGTGTAAATGACCGTCGCGTGCTCAATGGCATCTTTTGGGTCCTGCGTTCAGGTGCGCCATGGCGCGACCTGCCGGAGAACTACGGTCCCCGCACCACCTGTTACAATCGCTTCGTTCGGTGGCGACGGGCTGGCGTCTGGGACCACATCATGGACGCACTGGCTGCCGGTCATGACGCGGCGGTGCAAATGATCGATACCTCCATCGTGCGCGTGCATCAGCACGGAGCCTGTATCGCGGACAACAATCAGGAAGATATGGGTCGCTCACGAGGTGGCCTGACCAGCAAGATTCACGCGGTGGTGGACACCAATGGCCTGCCGGTCCATCTCGCCCTCACGCCCGGTGAGGCGCATGACAACCGGCTGTGTTCGGTTCTGCTCAGCGCATTGCTTCCCAAGACGATGCTGCTCGCGGATCGCGGCTACGACGCCGACTGGATCAGGGAGCTTGCCCGCCAGCAAGGAGCATGGGCGGCCATTCCGCCGAAACGAAATCGCAAAGACCCGATCTGCTTCAGTCCGTATCGGTATCGCGCACGCAATTTGATCGAACGATTCTTCAACAAGATCAAGCAATGTCGGCGTGTCGCGACCCGATACGACAAACTCGCAGCCAACTATCTTGCGTTCGTCAAACTCGCATCAATCCGAATTTGGCTGCGTGCATGCCCTAGTGGCCTTCCAACACTTTCATTGTGCGCGTAA
- a CDS encoding winged helix-turn-helix transcriptional regulator, whose translation MVKRTSHRRAKCPVARPLDAIGDWWSMLIIRDAFEGLRRFGEFQKNLGVARNILAVRLRNLVEHGILEMVPATDGSSYQEYVLTEKGRGLFPVLVALRQWGEDFFFTPGESHVLLLDRKYGLPVRKLEVRSQDRRVLGPMDTVVRAVQGTLQSLKSPDASEPQVMVRRGRAGARRRT comes from the coding sequence ATGGTCAAACGAACCAGCCACAGGCGGGCAAAGTGCCCGGTCGCACGCCCATTGGATGCAATCGGCGATTGGTGGTCGATGCTAATCATCCGCGATGCCTTTGAGGGGCTTCGGCGATTTGGCGAGTTCCAGAAGAACCTCGGTGTGGCCAGGAATATTCTGGCTGTACGGTTGCGCAATCTCGTTGAACACGGGATTCTCGAGATGGTACCTGCCACAGACGGCAGCTCCTATCAGGAGTACGTGTTGACCGAGAAGGGACGCGGGTTATTTCCCGTGCTGGTCGCACTACGACAATGGGGTGAAGACTTCTTCTTCACACCCGGCGAGAGCCACGTGTTGCTTCTCGACCGCAAATATGGCCTGCCAGTGCGCAAGCTCGAAGTTCGATCTCAGGACAGACGCGTGCTCGGCCCGATGGACACCGTGGTCAGGGCTGTTCAGGGAACCCTTCAATCGCTCAAATCGCCCGATGCCAGCGAACCACAGGTCATGGTCCGCAGAGGCCGCGCCGGAGCGCGTCGTCGAACGTAA
- a CDS encoding M20 aminoacylase family protein encodes MRALSRIREFEQTMIGWRHDLHMHPEIGFEEHRTSEFIARTLAGFGLEVHRNIGKTGVVGRLAVGDSRRSIGLRADMDALPIEEINQFSHRSTVPGRMHACGHDGHVASLLGAARYLSEARQFNGVVHFIFQPAEEGLGGANAMLADGLFERFPCDVVFGFHNAPALPIGKFSIRGGVMMAGGAFFDITVKGKGAHGAHPEQSVDPVLTASHVVTALQSIASRNVAAVDAAVVSVTKIEAGDAYNVVPNQAVISGTARWFKPEVLDVIKANLRRIAVGVAEGFGASALVDFRVIFVPLVNTQGEAAFAADVAAEIAGEANVDRARSLMMGSEDFSFMLEKVPGAYINVGNGESAGLHNPGYDFNDEALPYAATIYARLVERKLATNS; translated from the coding sequence ATGCGGGCGCTAAGCAGAATCAGAGAATTTGAACAGACAATGATTGGCTGGCGGCATGACTTGCACATGCATCCGGAGATCGGATTCGAGGAGCATCGCACCTCGGAATTCATTGCGCGAACACTTGCTGGATTTGGGTTGGAGGTCCATCGCAACATCGGCAAAACCGGAGTCGTCGGCCGTCTGGCAGTTGGCGATTCCAGGCGGTCAATCGGGCTTCGCGCCGATATGGACGCGCTACCGATTGAGGAGATCAATCAATTCAGCCACCGTTCGACGGTTCCCGGCCGCATGCATGCCTGCGGTCATGACGGCCATGTCGCGAGTCTGCTCGGGGCCGCGCGGTATCTTTCGGAGGCGCGTCAATTCAACGGTGTCGTCCATTTCATCTTCCAGCCTGCGGAAGAGGGCCTCGGCGGAGCCAACGCCATGCTGGCGGACGGGTTGTTCGAACGCTTTCCCTGCGATGTGGTATTTGGCTTCCACAATGCGCCGGCGCTTCCTATTGGTAAGTTCAGCATTCGCGGCGGCGTCATGATGGCTGGTGGCGCGTTCTTTGATATCACAGTGAAGGGTAAGGGTGCGCATGGCGCTCATCCCGAGCAAAGCGTCGATCCTGTGCTCACCGCCAGTCATGTCGTCACGGCGTTGCAGTCGATTGCATCGCGCAACGTGGCCGCCGTTGATGCAGCGGTGGTTAGCGTGACCAAGATTGAGGCCGGCGATGCCTACAATGTAGTTCCCAATCAAGCGGTCATTAGCGGCACTGCACGCTGGTTCAAGCCGGAAGTGCTCGATGTCATAAAGGCTAATTTGCGAAGGATCGCCGTAGGAGTCGCCGAAGGCTTCGGCGCTTCAGCATTGGTTGATTTTCGCGTGATCTTTGTCCCGCTGGTGAACACGCAAGGAGAAGCGGCGTTCGCTGCCGACGTCGCCGCCGAGATCGCCGGCGAAGCGAACGTCGACCGTGCTCGTAGCTTGATGATGGGCTCAGAAGATTTCTCGTTCATGCTGGAAAAGGTGCCCGGCGCCTACATCAACGTCGGCAATGGCGAAAGTGCCGGTCTGCATAATCCGGGTTATGACTTCAATGACGAGGCGTTACCTTACGCGGCGACGATTTACGCAAGGTTGGTTGAGCGGAAGCTCGCTACTAACAGTTAA
- a CDS encoding tautomerase family protein, with protein MPYLQIDVPNHHSAEQKQRLAKRLGEIYSEMMQANARRVSVAIRELGDGGIWRCTEAEPYPAALLMCDIRRGRPPEQRARLARALVEAIVEILGLRVDQINVEFTQHAGDEMYHPLLGGLSDDWAAGET; from the coding sequence TTGCCTTATCTCCAAATCGACGTACCAAACCATCATTCTGCGGAACAGAAGCAGCGCCTGGCGAAACGTCTTGGCGAGATTTACAGCGAGATGATGCAAGCGAACGCCAGGCGGGTTTCGGTAGCCATTCGCGAATTAGGCGATGGTGGCATCTGGCGATGCACGGAAGCAGAGCCTTATCCGGCTGCATTGCTGATGTGCGACATCCGCCGCGGTCGTCCTCCCGAACAGAGGGCGCGATTGGCGCGGGCGCTCGTGGAGGCAATTGTTGAAATTCTGGGGTTGCGCGTCGATCAGATCAATGTCGAATTCACTCAGCACGCCGGCGATGAAATGTATCATCCGCTGCTCGGTGGCCTCAGCGACGATTGGGCGGCAGGTGAAACGTGA
- a CDS encoding amidase produces MIGSPTSIVAQHEALVSGRMSSRELVETCLSRIADPVGEGTRTFIRVWEKQARRAAQAQDDLLRAGYASSLLAGIPVSIKDLFDVEGEVTLAGTRALDDCPPAAADAPIVKRLKAAGAVLVGRTNMTQFAFSAVGINPCFGTPGNPWDRDRIPGGSSSGAAVSVADGMAIAAIGSDTVGSIRVPAALCGVVGFKPTQGAVSREGAVPLSTTLDTVGPLARTVHDCALVHAAIAGEIQTMPKGASVSGLRLAVPTDVVLEGLDADVSQTFQRACTMMSSAGAALRELPTGVFSDIRSENLNATIQSVEALAWHRDLLARRRPDYDPNVRKRVERGAQFSAVDYVRALGRRTELMAKFDAVTAPFDALILPTVSIIAPSMDECRRDEDSIRAQLIRNPSLFNLLDRPSISIPMHRPGEPPTGLTIVGERYEDCRLLAIASAVEELFISRSPDLLWR; encoded by the coding sequence GTGATCGGTAGTCCGACCAGTATCGTAGCGCAGCACGAGGCGCTCGTCAGTGGCAGGATGAGCAGCCGGGAGCTCGTCGAAACCTGCTTGTCGAGAATTGCCGACCCAGTGGGCGAGGGTACGCGTACCTTCATACGCGTTTGGGAGAAACAGGCCCGACGGGCCGCCCAGGCGCAGGATGATCTGCTTCGCGCCGGCTATGCCTCATCCCTCCTGGCGGGCATTCCGGTGTCCATTAAGGATTTGTTCGACGTTGAGGGCGAAGTCACTCTGGCCGGGACTAGGGCATTGGACGACTGCCCTCCGGCTGCGGCGGACGCTCCCATCGTCAAGCGCCTGAAGGCTGCCGGCGCGGTACTTGTCGGCCGAACCAATATGACTCAGTTCGCGTTTTCCGCGGTGGGCATCAACCCCTGTTTTGGTACGCCTGGAAATCCCTGGGACAGAGACCGTATCCCCGGCGGATCCTCCTCCGGTGCTGCAGTTTCAGTCGCAGACGGGATGGCGATCGCCGCGATCGGCTCGGACACTGTGGGCTCAATACGGGTTCCGGCCGCGCTTTGCGGCGTTGTAGGCTTCAAACCTACGCAAGGTGCCGTTTCGCGCGAGGGGGCCGTTCCGCTGTCGACCACGCTCGACACGGTCGGCCCGTTGGCAAGGACGGTCCACGATTGCGCGCTCGTTCACGCTGCGATAGCCGGCGAAATTCAAACGATGCCGAAAGGTGCGAGTGTGAGCGGCCTGCGACTTGCCGTTCCGACGGACGTTGTCCTTGAAGGGCTGGATGCCGACGTCTCACAAACATTTCAGCGGGCGTGCACGATGATGTCAAGCGCCGGTGCTGCGCTGCGCGAGTTGCCAACCGGCGTTTTTTCCGACATTCGGTCGGAGAATCTGAACGCGACGATTCAGTCTGTCGAGGCGCTCGCCTGGCACCGCGACCTGCTGGCCCGCCGAAGGCCAGACTACGATCCCAACGTCAGAAAACGCGTCGAGCGCGGTGCGCAGTTCTCTGCTGTGGACTACGTCCGTGCGCTCGGCCGGCGGACCGAGTTGATGGCGAAATTTGACGCTGTCACAGCCCCATTCGATGCGCTGATCCTTCCGACGGTGTCGATCATCGCGCCGTCAATGGACGAATGCAGGCGTGACGAAGATAGCATCCGCGCGCAGCTAATACGGAATCCCTCGCTCTTTAATCTGCTCGATCGGCCTTCAATCTCGATTCCTATGCATCGCCCTGGCGAACCACCGACAGGATTGACAATCGTCGGAGAACGCTACGAAGATTGCCGACTACTTGCCATCGCGAGTGCAGTCGAGGAATTGTTTATCTCGAGGAGTCCGGATTTGCTTTGGAGATAG
- a CDS encoding acetoacetate decarboxylase family protein — MSYRFEPGLIYRMPTHFGPAPGPRQLPPGISSNPKRSPRRLSVGASFLTDAALLERHLPEGFSLSGEPIVSVEFHYMTEIDWLAGRGYTMIHVSWPARFRGGRDRSEGRFLAVVWESLADPIISGRDEVGHPKLYAEVDEPREWNGVRFCTAAWMGFRFLELTVSDLQNAPSTQTPSSLDGTLMLKYVPRTGAWGEHEVRQVTLTPAADPDKTIEYRQTGIGTVRFCRADWSDLPTMHHVVNALAELPIIEPRGATVTLSRGGKPYRDQRILE, encoded by the coding sequence ATGAGCTATCGATTTGAGCCTGGGCTCATCTACCGTATGCCGACCCATTTTGGGCCGGCACCGGGCCCGCGCCAACTTCCGCCTGGAATATCCTCAAATCCAAAGCGCAGCCCGCGTCGACTTTCAGTCGGGGCCAGCTTTCTGACAGATGCTGCCTTGCTTGAGCGGCATTTGCCCGAAGGTTTCAGCCTTTCCGGCGAACCCATCGTGAGCGTCGAATTTCACTATATGACCGAAATCGACTGGCTTGCCGGACGCGGGTACACAATGATCCACGTTAGTTGGCCCGCTCGCTTCAGGGGGGGCCGGGATCGGTCCGAAGGACGATTTCTCGCGGTGGTATGGGAGAGCCTTGCCGATCCCATCATTTCGGGTAGGGACGAAGTTGGTCATCCAAAGCTTTACGCGGAGGTTGATGAGCCAAGGGAGTGGAATGGCGTGCGGTTTTGCACGGCCGCCTGGATGGGCTTTCGTTTTCTCGAACTAACCGTCTCCGATTTGCAGAATGCTCCCTCCACGCAAACACCCAGCTCCTTAGACGGCACACTAATGTTAAAGTATGTGCCGCGCACCGGCGCATGGGGCGAGCACGAAGTCCGCCAGGTAACACTCACGCCCGCCGCGGATCCTGACAAGACCATTGAATACCGTCAGACCGGCATCGGCACCGTTCGTTTTTGCCGCGCGGATTGGTCGGATCTGCCCACGATGCACCACGTTGTGAATGCGTTGGCCGAGCTGCCCATCATCGAACCGCGTGGGGCCACAGTAACGCTTTCGCGTGGCGGCAAACCGTACCGTGATCAACGCATTCTGGAATAG
- a CDS encoding antibiotic biosynthesis monooxygenase family protein, whose product MIVTVFRTRLNAHIEEEYGPMAMRMSELARAIPGYLSHKGFVAEDGERVTIVEFESEEALQKWKVHPEHMKAKQLGFTKFYSEFKYQVCKVVHARTWESRVGKK is encoded by the coding sequence ATGATTGTCACGGTATTTAGGACTCGTCTCAACGCGCACATTGAAGAGGAATACGGCCCGATGGCGATGCGCATGAGTGAGCTCGCGCGGGCCATTCCTGGATACCTGTCTCACAAGGGATTTGTCGCAGAGGATGGCGAACGGGTGACCATTGTGGAGTTCGAGTCCGAGGAGGCGCTTCAGAAATGGAAAGTCCATCCCGAGCACATGAAGGCCAAACAGCTTGGGTTTACAAAATTCTATAGCGAGTTCAAATATCAAGTATGCAAGGTTGTTCACGCCCGCACATGGGAGAGCCGGGTCGGAAAGAAATAG